GCGGCGGCTGACCGGGGCGCTGGTGGCCGCGTGCGAGCGGGTCGGCGTGACCTTCCACCGCGTGCGGGCCGAGCGGCTGTCCGTCGTGGGCGAGCGTGCCGCGGGGGTCGTCACGCGGGACGGTTCGGCCCTGGACGCGGGGCAGGTGGTGCTCGCCGGCGGCAGCCTGAGCGGACGGCTCGCGGGGGTGCCGCAGGACGTGCTGCCTCCCGTACGGCCGGTGAAGGGCCAGGTGCTGCGGCTGACCGTGCCGCCGCGGTACGCACCGTTCCTGAGCCGGACCGTGCGGGCCGTGGTGCGCGGCAGCCAGGTCTACCTGGTCCCCCGGGAGAACGGCGAGCTGGTCGTGGGCGCGACCAGCGAGGAGCTGGGCTGGGACACCACGGTGACGGCGGGGGGCGTGTACGGGTTGCTGCGCGACGCCCATGAGCTGGTCCCGGGGATCACCGAGCTGCCGCTCACGGAGACGCGCGCGGGGCTGCGGCCCGGGTCCCCGGACAACGCGCCGCTGCTCGGGCCGACGGAGCTGGCGGGGTTGCTGCTGGCCACCGGCCACTACCGCAACGGCGTGCTGCTGACGCCGGTGACGGGTGACGCGATGGCGCACGCCCTGGCCACCGGGGAGCTCCCGGACGAGGCCCGTCCCTTCACGCCCCGGCGCTTCGGCGCCACCGCACTCTCGGAGCAGCCCGCATGAACACCCACACGAACACCCATACGGAAGCCCATGGAAACGCCCACGGGAACGCCCGCGTGAACGTCTCGGTGAACGGAGAGCGGCGGGAGTTCGCTCCCGGTACGGCCCTCGACAGCGTCGTTCGGTCCCTCACGCCGGCGCCCTCCGGGGTGGCCGCCGCGCTCAA
The sequence above is a segment of the Streptomyces asoensis genome. Coding sequences within it:
- the thiS gene encoding sulfur carrier protein ThiS; the encoded protein is MNVSVNGERREFAPGTALDSVVRSLTPAPSGVAAALNETVVPRAQWPSTALRDGDRVEVLTAVQGG
- the thiO gene encoding glycine oxidase ThiO; its protein translation is MSSPRTSDVLVIGGGIIGLVTAWRAAQRGFATAVVDPAPGGGAAQVAAGMLAAVTELHHGEQTLLGLNLASARRYPEFAAELTELTGHDLGYRRCGTLAVALDSDDRAHLRELHALQQQSGLESEWLSGRECRRLEPLLAPGVRGGLRVDGDHQIDPRRLTGALVAACERVGVTFHRVRAERLSVVGERAAGVVTRDGSALDAGQVVLAGGSLSGRLAGVPQDVLPPVRPVKGQVLRLTVPPRYAPFLSRTVRAVVRGSQVYLVPRENGELVVGATSEELGWDTTVTAGGVYGLLRDAHELVPGITELPLTETRAGLRPGSPDNAPLLGPTELAGLLLATGHYRNGVLLTPVTGDAMAHALATGELPDEARPFTPRRFGATALSEQPA